Within the Halorhabdus rudnickae genome, the region TCGAACCCGTCGCGAGAACCCTCGGAAGACGAAAAGCACGAGGACGGTGGGGGAGGGCGAGGCACCGCCACCGATGACGAGGGCACAATCGGTCGGAGCGTATCCTACGAAATGAGAGATGAAACGACGAACATGCGGCCCTTCAATCCGGTCCACATTCGGCCATTCAATCCGGTCCACCGATCAGTTAGGGGGGGAGAGCATGGTTGCCACACGGACGAAACTGGGATGAAGCACTCTGCTGGCGGTCTGATCCGGCGTCACGTTCTGCCCGACACCGAGACGATTGGAGAGATCGAGATGTCGACACTGACGAGAAATCACCGGAGACGACACAATGCAGTAGAGACAGACCGAAAGCGGGCGAACGGACGGCGTTAGGGGATGACGATGGCGACGAAGCGCGCGAGACCCGTCCGGTCGGTCGTGTTGAACCGGTCCCAGAGGAACAGTCCGGGGGGCAACACGAGGATCGACGCGACGAACGAGTAGAACACGCTCAGCGCGATCAGCAGACCGAAGTCCCCGAGGACGGGCGTGATCGCGAGTGCGAGTGCCCCCGTCCCGATCGACGTCGTGAGCATGCTGCCGGCGAGCGCTCCGCCGGTTCCCGACAGCGTCGGCATGAGTGCCGACTTCGCGTCTGCCTTCTGGTTGTACTCGTCGGTGAACCGGTGGGTGATGTGTACCGAGTAGGCAACCCCGAGCCCGATGGCGATCGAGAGGATCATCGTGGTCAGTCCGTTCAGCGACATGCCGAGTGCACGCATCGTCCCGAGGAGGAACGTGACGGCGACGCCGATCGGGAGCACGTTGACGACGCCGAGCCCGGGTTTGCCCTCAAGGATGCCGTAGGCGACGACGAGGAAGATCGCCGTCAGTAGCAACGCCAGAATCATCCCCTGGATGGCAGACTGAAAGAGGATGTCCGAGATCGCGGCGAAGATAACCGTCTGTCCGGTGGCGGTCGCGGTGTACCGGAAGCTCTCGGCGTGTTCAGCGCCATCCGCGGAGACCTCTTCCTGACTCGCGTCAGCTTTCACCGAGTACTCGATCTTGGCACCCCGCCGGTCGTCGGCGAGGTACTGGCTCGCACGGTCACCCATCGGCGAGGCGAACAGTTCGTCGTAGATCCGATCGAGGTTACGGTCGGGGACGCCGTCGCCGTTCCGGTCGTTGCGCTCGACGAGCGCGGCAAACTCGGGGTTCCGATCGGCGTAGGACTGGATCACCGTGACGATACTCTCGGCGTTGGCCTGGCTGCCCTCTCCAACAGCGAGGCTACTCGGCGGGCTATCATCGGGTGCAGTCAGTGCTTCGAGGGCATGGGACTCCTCGAATGGACCCTCGACATATATCAGCAAGGACTGGCCGAGGTTCGTCTCGAAGCGATCCTCCAGCAGGTTGAGGGTCTCGGTAACGGTGTAATCGCCGGGCTGGAGCGCGGCCGGGAAGTACTCGACGTAGCCGGCCTCCTCCTCCGGCGGGAGGAAACTCTTCTGATCGAAGGTCGTGTCGACGCCCGAGCCGTACGCCCCAGCCCCGGCACTGAGTAAGATAACAGCGACGATCAAGAGGAGCGGTGCGTACTGGCCGACAGTCGCCGACCCTGCGAGTATGCGTCCCAGCACCGATTCCTCGGAGGAGATCGGGTCGGACCCGAACTCCGGGATGCCGTATTTCTCCCGGAAG harbors:
- a CDS encoding efflux RND transporter permease subunit; translation: MSQLGEWIEESVRWTNERIVSHPGPVVVAFLVMTVVLAAGMPLIQTSSDVEDTFTEGIPQQQAYDSIQEEFEDPFSNGEETTQLIHTGSDVLTRQALLDELRLLERIDDRDNLRMDSANGPATSVAQALDPEAETIAQQRRAIERATDRQVRRTIQKLANNPQFSRALSNDFNSGEATASASITLVSHDVPSSFGDDELQDIQVSIDALTEDASGDIRAYGTGIMSSELNNIIGDSMTMVMPVVLLLLLAFLVVAYRDPFDLVLGLVGLVMTIIWTFGFLGYSGIPFSQQMIIVPVLLLAVGVDFGIHVVNRYREETIEGVKPIPAMETATNQLAIAFLIVTVTAVIGFGANLVSDLQPIRQLGIALSVGIVFTYFIFGWFLPAAKLLVDRFREKYGIPEFGSDPISSEESVLGRILAGSATVGQYAPLLLIVAVILLSAGAGAYGSGVDTTFDQKSFLPPEEEAGYVEYFPAALQPGDYTVTETLNLLEDRFETNLGQSLLIYVEGPFEESHALEALTAPDDSPPSSLAVGEGSQANAESIVTVIQSYADRNPEFAALVERNDRNGDGVPDRNLDRIYDELFASPMGDRASQYLADDRRGAKIEYSVKADASQEEVSADGAEHAESFRYTATATGQTVIFAAISDILFQSAIQGMILALLLTAIFLVVAYGILEGKPGLGVVNVLPIGVAVTFLLGTMRALGMSLNGLTTMILSIAIGLGVAYSVHITHRFTDEYNQKADAKSALMPTLSGTGGALAGSMLTTSIGTGALALAITPVLGDFGLLIALSVFYSFVASILVLPPGLFLWDRFNTTDRTGLARFVAIVIP